One genomic window of Glycine soja cultivar W05 chromosome 9, ASM419377v2, whole genome shotgun sequence includes the following:
- the LOC114368254 gene encoding uncharacterized protein LOC114368254, with product MTLRGMFPVEQGDLHKRWKLRLADYIGLPCRIARGCKYCVADHRSSCLVKIKDDKQLSWVFQKTLSCIHQWVLSEKRARDQSTINHCCWLASCTGQCKFVGKRCKDSSESSCALCFQSCTGGWQFGRHDHFLECCFIVVHAGQYPLDVYNRLCLRMDPYQINKGSLTLGSVEDAVVRSFNVCCHLKRAQLVCYKG from the exons ATGACCTTAAG GGGTATGTTCCCGGTTGAGCAAGGGGATCTTCACAAGCGCTGGAAGTTG AGATTGGCAGATTATATTGGATTGCCCTGTCGCATAGCTCGAGGTTGCAAGTATTGTGTTGCAGATCATAGATCTTCTTGCCTAGTCAAAATTAAAGATGACAAACAGCTCTCATGGGTGTTTCAG AAAACCTTAAGTTGCATACATCAATGGGTTTTAAGTGAGAAAAGGGCCCGTGATCAAAGTACTATTAATCACTGTTGTTGGCTTGCTTCTTGCACTGGACAATGTAAATTTGTTGGGAAAAGATGCAAGGATTCAAGTGAATCAT CTTGTGCATTATGTTTTCAATCCTGCACTGGTGGGTGGCAATTTGGCCGACACGATCACTTTTTAGAATGTTGTTTTATT GTGGTTCATGCCGGTCAATATCCTCTTGACGTTTATAATAGGCTCTGCCTTAGGATGGATCCTTATCAAATTAACAAGGGCTCCCTAACACTTGGAAG TGTTGAAGATGCAGTAGTAAGGAGCTTCAATGTTTGCTGTCATTTGAAAAGGGCTCAACTGGTATGCTACAAAG gatga